One stretch of Leadbetterella byssophila DSM 17132 DNA includes these proteins:
- a CDS encoding SDR family oxidoreductase, which produces MNSLKNKVAIITGSGRGLGKAIAERYAALGADVVLNYSRDKASADEVESNIKAMGAKVISVQADVSKVDDIKRLFEEAKKAFGKIDIVVANAGIEMVETPVTEFTEEQFDRLFSINTKGAYFTMQQAALNVEDNGRIIYVASSTTVFPVPGMAVYGGSKTTPRYLVNVLSQEIAHRGVTVNTIVPFAVDHSGIFAEEGSYPELRKSLIDSCPMGRLAEVEDVANIAEFFASDLSSFVNGQHLVVNGGANQ; this is translated from the coding sequence ATGAACTCGTTAAAAAACAAAGTAGCCATTATTACCGGCTCAGGAAGAGGCTTGGGAAAAGCCATCGCAGAACGTTATGCCGCTTTAGGTGCAGACGTTGTACTAAACTACTCTAGGGATAAAGCTTCGGCAGATGAAGTAGAAAGCAATATCAAAGCTATGGGAGCTAAGGTAATTTCAGTACAGGCCGATGTAAGCAAGGTAGACGATATCAAGCGTCTGTTTGAAGAAGCTAAGAAAGCATTCGGCAAAATAGATATCGTTGTTGCAAATGCAGGTATTGAAATGGTTGAAACACCCGTTACCGAATTTACGGAAGAGCAATTTGACAGGTTATTTTCCATCAATACCAAAGGCGCTTATTTTACAATGCAGCAAGCTGCACTGAATGTGGAAGATAATGGCCGGATCATTTATGTAGCTTCAAGTACCACTGTTTTTCCGGTACCGGGCATGGCTGTCTATGGGGGTAGCAAAACAACTCCCAGATATCTGGTCAATGTACTATCCCAAGAGATCGCGCACCGTGGCGTTACGGTCAATACTATTGTTCCTTTTGCTGTGGATCATTCGGGAATTTTTGCCGAAGAAGGAAGTTATCCGGAATTGAGAAAATCTTTGATTGATAGCTGTCCGATGGGAAGATTGGCAGAAGTGGAAGATGTGGCCAACATTGCTGAATTCTTCGCCAGTGATCTGTCTTCTTTTGTAAACGGACAACATTTAGTTGTAAATGGCGGTGCCAATCAATAA
- a CDS encoding ORF6N domain-containing protein, translating to MDNKSIISHEEIRKLIYSIRGKQVMLDSDLASLYQVETKNLNRAVKRNIERFPESFCFQLTEEEVENLRFQFGTSSLNHGGRRYLPMVFSESGVAMASAVLRSEIAIKVSVEIMEAFVEMRRILISNASLFSRLDKIELKQLEADQKFEEIFKALESDKIHSEKGVFYDGQIFDAYTFVADIIRNAGRSIILIDNYVDDTVLTLLGKRGQSVTATIYTKNISNQLQLDLQRYNSQYPSVDIHTFAQAHDRFLIIDGTELYHIGASLKDLGKKWFAFSRMDIEVAKMLQFLNGL from the coding sequence ATGGATAATAAATCTATCATTAGCCACGAGGAAATCAGGAAACTTATATACAGCATACGTGGCAAACAGGTGATGCTGGATAGTGACCTGGCCTCTTTATATCAGGTGGAAACAAAGAACCTTAACCGTGCTGTAAAAAGAAATATTGAAAGGTTTCCCGAATCATTCTGTTTTCAATTGACCGAAGAGGAAGTCGAAAACTTGAGGTTCCAATTTGGCACCTCAAGTTTAAACCACGGTGGAAGACGTTATTTGCCAATGGTTTTTTCAGAATCGGGGGTCGCAATGGCTTCAGCCGTTCTCCGGTCTGAAATTGCCATTAAGGTTAGCGTTGAAATTATGGAAGCCTTTGTAGAGATGCGAAGAATCCTTATCAGCAATGCCTCGCTGTTTAGCCGTCTGGACAAAATAGAGCTTAAACAACTGGAAGCCGACCAGAAATTTGAAGAAATATTTAAGGCACTGGAAAGCGACAAAATTCACAGCGAAAAAGGTGTTTTTTACGATGGGCAGATTTTTGATGCTTATACGTTCGTTGCCGACATCATAAGAAATGCCGGACGTTCAATTATACTCATTGACAATTACGTTGACGATACGGTACTCACATTGCTTGGGAAACGTGGGCAGTCGGTGACTGCCACGATTTATACCAAAAACATCAGTAACCAATTACAACTTGATCTGCAACGCTACAATAGCCAATACCCATCTGTCGATATACACACATTCGCCCAGGCACACGATCGCTTTCTTATCATTGACGGAACCGAGCTGTACCATATCGGGGCATCACTCAAAGATTTGGGCAAAAAGTGGTTTGCTTTTTCAAGAATGGATATTGAGGTCGCTAAGATGTTACAATTTTTGAACGGTTTATAA
- a CDS encoding DUF1097 domain-containing protein has translation MKTLPIAIAFGLFGAIAVTVSFSQQWPTWVMFVAWVSFYLFGKTWQSSLWVFLQIVLGMCMAVLIQLTAGLLGQLIGAFGFAASVFLYIGSLAYIARTRKLNNIPAWFLGLIILFGVHPPLEPLPILQILIPIIAGFVFAWLNNLVVEKIHARQSQQ, from the coding sequence ATGAAAACTTTACCGATTGCAATAGCTTTTGGCCTGTTTGGGGCAATTGCAGTAACCGTATCCTTCTCTCAACAGTGGCCTACATGGGTAATGTTTGTAGCTTGGGTTAGCTTCTACCTCTTTGGCAAGACGTGGCAAAGTTCGCTTTGGGTGTTTCTGCAAATCGTATTGGGTATGTGTATGGCTGTATTGATACAGCTAACCGCTGGATTGTTAGGACAATTGATTGGAGCGTTCGGCTTTGCTGCCTCCGTGTTTCTTTATATTGGATCACTGGCTTATATCGCAAGAACAAGAAAATTAAACAATATACCTGCTTGGTTCCTAGGGCTTATCATCCTTTTCGGAGTTCATCCTCCATTGGAGCCGTTGCCAATATTGCAAATCCTTATTCCAATTATTGCAGGATTTGTATTTGCATGGCTAAACAACCTGGTTGTTGAAAAGATCCATGCTCGCCAATCACAGCAATAA
- a CDS encoding SDR family oxidoreductase yields MSTLNNKVILVTGASRGIGAEVAQRLATAGAKVIVNYAGGKDAVDQVVSSIKEQGGDAIALQADVSNADAVKQLFDNAINHYGRIDVLVNNAGIMITKLIKDTTDEDFSRQFDINVKGVFNTLREASTRLADNGSIINFSTSVNRLMLPTYGTYVATKSAVEQLTRVFAKEVGSRGINVNSVSPGPTNTELFTNGKSQEVIDRLASFSAFNRIGEPQDIAKVIVFLASDEAKWVSAQNIGVNGAMA; encoded by the coding sequence ATGAGTACATTAAACAACAAAGTGATCCTTGTGACCGGAGCGTCAAGAGGTATCGGTGCTGAAGTAGCACAAAGGCTGGCTACCGCCGGCGCAAAAGTAATCGTAAACTATGCTGGTGGAAAAGATGCCGTCGATCAAGTAGTTTCTTCTATTAAGGAGCAAGGAGGCGATGCTATTGCCTTACAAGCCGATGTAAGCAATGCCGATGCGGTAAAGCAGCTATTCGACAACGCCATCAATCATTACGGAAGAATTGATGTATTGGTCAACAATGCGGGTATTATGATCACCAAACTGATCAAAGACACTACTGACGAAGACTTTTCACGTCAGTTCGACATCAATGTAAAAGGTGTCTTCAATACGCTTCGTGAAGCGTCAACACGTTTGGCAGATAACGGTTCAATTATCAATTTTTCAACTTCGGTAAACCGCCTAATGTTACCTACTTATGGCACATACGTAGCTACCAAGTCAGCCGTAGAGCAACTAACACGTGTATTTGCAAAAGAGGTAGGAAGCAGGGGCATCAATGTCAATTCTGTTTCTCCCGGTCCTACCAATACCGAATTGTTTACGAATGGCAAATCACAGGAAGTCATCGACCGATTAGCTTCTTTCTCCGCTTTTAATCGTATCGGCGAACCACAGGATATTGCTAAGGTCATTGTTTTTCTGGCCAGCGATGAAGCCAAGTGGGTTTCCGCACAGAACATAGGCGTAAATGGTGCTATGGCCTAA
- a CDS encoding NADP-dependent oxidoreductase: MKAIVLKEFGSAENLQIAEIPTPEIAGNEVLIQVKAFGINPLDAHVRAIPDWWKLVSGSAVTEPYVILGWDVSGVVTKVGKAVTRFKEGDAVYGLIRFLGAGNGYAEYVSAPETDLSLKPDNISFEEAAAATMAVQTAWVSLVHYGKIKKGDKVVITGASGGVGHYAVQIAKNFGAYVVAVSSGENKDWVLSLGADEYIDYKTQNFEEIIKDADLVHDAVWSEDETHLARSLNALKPGGTLLSLMVFPSVDFIKAAKEQKNITVVRANLSDTPDKQADIEAINALLSAGKIKSHVSQVFPMEDTYKAHLQIETHSTVGKLVVVP, translated from the coding sequence ATGAAAGCAATAGTTTTAAAAGAATTTGGATCGGCTGAAAACTTACAGATAGCTGAAATACCAACTCCAGAGATAGCAGGGAATGAAGTATTAATACAAGTAAAAGCATTTGGTATTAATCCTCTGGATGCACATGTGAGAGCAATACCAGACTGGTGGAAACTGGTTAGCGGTTCAGCGGTTACAGAACCTTATGTAATTCTGGGTTGGGATGTATCGGGTGTGGTAACAAAAGTTGGAAAAGCCGTAACTAGGTTTAAGGAAGGAGATGCTGTATATGGTCTGATAAGATTTTTAGGTGCTGGTAATGGCTATGCTGAGTATGTGTCAGCTCCTGAAACCGATCTGTCTTTAAAGCCCGATAATATCAGCTTCGAGGAAGCTGCGGCAGCAACAATGGCTGTGCAAACAGCCTGGGTGTCACTTGTTCATTATGGTAAAATTAAAAAAGGCGACAAAGTAGTTATTACGGGAGCTTCAGGTGGTGTTGGCCATTATGCCGTACAGATTGCAAAAAATTTTGGAGCCTATGTGGTGGCCGTTTCATCTGGAGAAAACAAGGACTGGGTGCTTAGTTTGGGAGCAGATGAATATATAGACTATAAAACTCAAAATTTTGAAGAAATCATCAAAGATGCGGACCTGGTACATGATGCTGTCTGGAGCGAGGATGAAACCCACCTTGCCCGATCACTGAATGCCCTTAAACCTGGGGGAACCTTACTTAGCTTAATGGTTTTTCCTAGTGTTGACTTTATTAAGGCTGCAAAAGAGCAGAAAAACATTACCGTAGTTCGTGCCAATTTATCGGATACTCCAGATAAGCAGGCAGACATTGAAGCAATTAATGCTTTACTTTCCGCAGGAAAAATAAAATCGCATGTATCCCAGGTTTTTCCTATGGAAGACACTTACAAGGCACACCTTCAGATTGAAACCCATAGCACAGTAGGAAAATTAGTTGTTGTTCCATAA
- a CDS encoding DUF3945 domain-containing protein: MSEQTLDKQETPDQLSEILLVLDKDKKKIQAVKSIDENGKMETVDPTRKNQNQFMRVDKGGDFFSNFFSNFFSQLKNPTNFSFFKVPAPLAIDTANEMQKQVNNPTPEGEQLMKKHEVKAEPQQDQKQVNQNNMETTQATPETGEYRYKPEQIDWETMNNLGLNKEKLEKMNLLDPLLKGYKTNELVPVSLNLGTAVTRMDARLSLQANEDGQVVVAIHGIRREPNLNFEFFGHKFNEEDKNNLLQTGNMGRVVNLTNPKTGETIPSIISVDRLTNELVALRTDRIKVPDEIKGVKLDDAQKQTLAEGKPLYIEGMISKKGAEFNATVQFNADKRYVEFLFDRSNTNQQAQSNGQSNQQSQSQEAPRTFRGKDLDNEQYNKFKDGQTVYLTGLVDKKGKEYNGYITLNKETGKTDFSFQNPNKLKEQVKPTEAHKTQTAVNSEGKTNEATKNIKEPLKSGQKNPDSKKQQEQQEKPKAPAKSKGVKR, translated from the coding sequence ATGAGTGAACAAACTTTAGATAAACAGGAAACTCCCGATCAATTATCAGAAATATTATTGGTGCTTGATAAAGACAAAAAGAAAATTCAGGCAGTAAAAAGTATCGACGAAAACGGGAAAATGGAAACGGTTGATCCTACGAGGAAAAACCAGAACCAGTTTATGCGTGTGGATAAGGGTGGTGATTTCTTCTCCAATTTCTTTTCCAATTTTTTCAGCCAGCTAAAGAACCCCACAAATTTTTCCTTTTTCAAAGTGCCTGCACCACTGGCTATTGACACTGCAAACGAAATGCAGAAGCAGGTAAACAATCCAACTCCTGAAGGAGAGCAACTGATGAAAAAGCACGAAGTCAAAGCCGAACCACAGCAGGATCAAAAACAAGTAAATCAAAATAATATGGAAACAACACAAGCAACACCGGAAACTGGCGAATACCGCTATAAGCCGGAACAGATTGATTGGGAAACAATGAACAATCTCGGATTAAACAAAGAGAAACTTGAAAAAATGAACCTCCTTGATCCTTTATTGAAAGGCTATAAAACCAATGAGCTTGTACCCGTAAGCCTTAATCTTGGTACTGCTGTTACCCGCATGGATGCCCGGCTATCCCTGCAAGCCAATGAGGACGGGCAGGTAGTGGTTGCCATTCATGGTATCCGAAGAGAGCCGAACCTGAACTTTGAGTTTTTTGGACACAAGTTCAACGAAGAAGATAAAAATAACCTGCTTCAAACCGGAAATATGGGGCGTGTGGTTAATCTGACCAACCCTAAAACGGGTGAAACAATCCCATCTATTATTAGTGTGGACAGGCTTACTAATGAATTGGTAGCATTGCGAACGGATAGAATTAAAGTCCCTGATGAAATTAAGGGTGTGAAACTTGATGATGCACAAAAACAAACTTTAGCGGAAGGCAAACCCCTTTACATCGAAGGCATGATTTCTAAAAAAGGTGCCGAGTTCAACGCCACTGTACAGTTCAATGCCGATAAGCGTTACGTCGAGTTTCTTTTCGACAGAAGCAACACCAATCAACAAGCTCAAAGCAACGGCCAGAGTAATCAGCAAAGCCAATCGCAGGAAGCACCGAGAACATTCAGGGGCAAAGATTTGGATAATGAGCAATACAATAAGTTCAAAGATGGTCAGACTGTTTATTTAACCGGGTTGGTTGACAAGAAAGGAAAGGAATACAACGGTTATATCACGCTCAATAAGGAAACGGGCAAAACGGATTTCTCTTTCCAAAACCCGAATAAGCTAAAAGAGCAGGTAAAACCTACCGAAGCCCACAAAACGCAAACTGCGGTTAATTCGGAAGGTAAAACCAACGAAGCGACAAAAAATATTAAAGAGCCTTTGAAATCTGGACAGAAAAATCCCGACAGTAAAAAGCAGCAGGAACAACAGGAAAAACCAAAAGCCCCTGCTAAGTCAAAAGGCGTAAAAAGGTAA
- a CDS encoding helix-turn-helix domain-containing protein — protein MANGNINARTLHELYQQLGLSTDSLQKESGFTIHYLEDTFKNLPFRSEPFRPNYFSFLFIKSAFGHYTIDDQRFEVTSNTVYFTNPGNYRIFEWEQLEHTCLITFGEGFLKEYVHDDVYRDFSFLLSEVVSPRVLTQHQFDQVEELCTQIHKEYKGDALYKNKIIGALVIALLLKIKEYFFQDYNPIYEGNRSSQIVKNFKLNLERHFRDLISGKINTQLRVQDYADLQSLHVNYLSSVISNKTGKPISSWIADKTITEAKVMLQDEALSIKEVAFRLGFLETPHFSNYFKKHTSISPADYRKQYFNSLS, from the coding sequence ATGGCAAATGGTAACATAAATGCTCGAACGTTGCATGAGCTGTATCAGCAGCTTGGCCTTTCTACCGATTCCCTGCAAAAAGAATCGGGCTTTACCATACATTACCTCGAAGACACCTTTAAAAATTTGCCATTCCGTTCGGAACCATTTCGCCCGAACTATTTCAGCTTCCTTTTTATCAAAAGTGCCTTTGGACATTACACAATCGACGACCAGCGGTTTGAAGTGACCTCAAACACAGTTTACTTTACCAATCCAGGGAACTATAGGATATTTGAATGGGAACAATTGGAACATACCTGCCTGATCACCTTTGGAGAAGGTTTTTTGAAAGAATATGTACACGATGATGTATATCGTGATTTTTCATTTTTGCTGTCTGAAGTTGTTTCACCCCGTGTTTTGACACAGCATCAATTTGATCAGGTGGAAGAGTTATGCACCCAGATTCATAAAGAGTATAAAGGCGACGCACTTTACAAGAATAAAATTATCGGCGCGCTTGTTATTGCTTTGCTATTAAAGATCAAAGAATATTTCTTTCAGGATTACAATCCTATTTATGAAGGGAACCGAAGCTCTCAAATTGTAAAAAATTTCAAACTGAATCTCGAACGTCACTTCCGGGATTTGATCAGCGGAAAAATAAACACTCAATTAAGGGTTCAGGATTATGCGGATTTGCAGTCGCTACACGTTAACTATCTGTCGAGCGTTATCAGCAATAAAACGGGAAAACCCATTAGCTCCTGGATAGCCGATAAAACCATCACTGAGGCTAAGGTAATGCTCCAAGACGAGGCGCTTAGCATTAAAGAAGTTGCCTTTCGTTTAGGTTTCCTGGAAACACCCCACTTCAGCAATTACTTCAAAAAACACACATCCATCAGCCCCGCTGACTATAGGAAACAGTATTTCAATAGCCTTTCTTAG
- a CDS encoding type IA DNA topoisomerase: MKVVIAEKPSVAREIASLLGASEKKDGYLTGNGYFVTWAFGHLVGLGMPEDYGITGFDKASLPILPNPFLLTVRKVKKDKGYTADPGALKQLKVIEQVFNRSDSIIVATDAGREGELIFRYIYEYLKCKKPFERLWISSLTEKAIKQGLDNLKSGNEFNGLYQAAQGRSRADWIVGINATQALSIAAGNGIYSLGRVQTPTLALICRRYLENKDYKVKKYWQIQLLHNKEFIDFNSLSKNKWDDQKLAEDTLKSIERATSVTVTSVESKSTTEQPPSLFDLTGLQKEANKKLNLSAEETLNIAQSLYEKKFITYPRTGSKYIPEDMWAEIPNLVRALQDRESCKQAVTKMKWGRFNKRIVNDLRVTDHHGLLITDKIPSALSAKENSVYDMIAFRLLEALSQACIKEVTDVSLLALHYDFTAKGVKILEPGWRSIKGSFSDDDIEPVQDLPELKKGDELKIKEASVLEKKTKPPVLYTEAGLLSAMETAGKEIENEDERKALQNIGIGTPATRAAIIETLFTRNYIQREKKSLVPTEKGLQVYKLVKDKKIADVAMTAEWELALQKIETGESNAGTFQMDIETYATTITQELLQTSIAQTNLPKLTCPKCKSHQLIIRDKIVKCPDEACNWVQFRNVCEVQLSIADIESLITKRITALIKGMKSKAGKKFDAYIVLNEKAESSFEFEKNKSHKK, from the coding sequence ATGAAAGTAGTGATTGCAGAAAAGCCAAGCGTAGCAAGGGAAATAGCCAGCTTGTTGGGTGCTTCCGAAAAAAAGGATGGTTACCTGACAGGCAATGGCTATTTTGTTACCTGGGCATTCGGGCATCTGGTTGGATTAGGCATGCCTGAAGATTATGGTATTACGGGATTTGATAAAGCATCTTTACCGATACTTCCAAATCCCTTTTTGCTTACTGTTCGTAAAGTAAAAAAGGACAAGGGCTACACCGCAGATCCGGGGGCGCTAAAGCAACTGAAAGTAATTGAACAGGTATTTAACCGTTCAGATAGCATTATCGTGGCTACAGATGCGGGGCGTGAGGGCGAATTGATATTCCGCTACATTTATGAATACCTGAAATGCAAGAAACCTTTTGAACGGCTTTGGATCAGCTCACTTACAGAAAAAGCAATCAAGCAGGGCCTTGATAATCTTAAATCCGGAAATGAGTTTAACGGGTTGTATCAGGCGGCGCAAGGAAGAAGCCGTGCTGACTGGATTGTGGGCATCAACGCTACCCAGGCACTAAGCATAGCCGCCGGTAACGGGATATATTCACTCGGAAGAGTGCAAACACCTACGCTGGCTTTGATATGCAGGCGTTATCTGGAAAATAAAGACTACAAAGTAAAGAAGTATTGGCAGATACAATTGCTCCATAACAAAGAGTTTATTGATTTTAACAGCCTTTCTAAAAACAAATGGGACGATCAGAAGCTGGCAGAAGATACGTTGAAATCTATTGAAAGAGCTACAAGCGTTACCGTTACATCAGTGGAAAGTAAAAGCACTACGGAGCAACCCCCTTCACTGTTTGACCTCACAGGATTGCAAAAAGAAGCGAACAAGAAGCTGAACCTTTCAGCCGAAGAAACCCTGAATATTGCTCAAAGCCTGTATGAGAAAAAGTTTATCACGTATCCCCGAACCGGAAGCAAGTACATACCCGAAGATATGTGGGCAGAGATCCCCAATCTTGTGAGAGCCTTACAAGATAGGGAAAGCTGCAAGCAAGCCGTAACCAAAATGAAATGGGGACGGTTCAATAAACGTATTGTCAATGACCTGCGGGTTACCGACCATCATGGCTTGCTCATTACGGATAAAATACCATCCGCATTATCCGCAAAGGAAAATTCAGTTTATGACATGATTGCCTTTAGGTTACTGGAAGCCCTATCACAAGCCTGCATTAAAGAAGTAACGGATGTAAGTTTACTGGCACTTCATTACGATTTTACTGCGAAAGGGGTTAAGATATTGGAACCAGGCTGGCGTTCTATTAAAGGCAGCTTCTCCGATGATGATATAGAACCCGTGCAGGATCTCCCCGAACTTAAAAAAGGCGATGAACTCAAAATAAAGGAAGCCTCTGTTCTGGAAAAAAAGACAAAGCCGCCTGTACTCTATACTGAAGCCGGTCTTTTATCGGCTATGGAAACCGCCGGAAAGGAAATCGAGAATGAAGATGAACGAAAGGCATTACAAAACATTGGTATAGGCACTCCTGCTACAAGAGCTGCAATAATTGAAACCTTGTTTACCCGTAACTATATCCAAAGAGAAAAGAAATCTTTGGTTCCTACGGAAAAAGGATTGCAGGTATATAAGCTGGTAAAAGATAAGAAAATCGCAGATGTTGCAATGACCGCCGAATGGGAACTTGCTTTGCAAAAGATTGAAACAGGTGAAAGCAATGCAGGGACTTTTCAGATGGACATTGAAACTTATGCCACTACCATTACCCAGGAACTGCTACAAACTTCCATTGCCCAAACTAACCTTCCCAAGCTCACTTGCCCGAAATGTAAAAGCCATCAATTAATTATCAGGGATAAGATTGTAAAATGCCCTGATGAGGCTTGCAATTGGGTACAGTTCCGCAATGTTTGTGAGGTGCAACTCAGTATAGCCGATATAGAAAGCCTCATCACCAAGCGGATAACCGCACTCATTAAAGGGATGAAAAGCAAGGCCGGTAAAAAGTTCGATGCCTATATCGTACTGAATGAAAAAGCAGAAAGCTCGTTTGAATTTGAGAAAAATAAAAGCCACAAAAAATAA
- a CDS encoding DUF1896 domain-containing protein, with amino-acid sequence MDTQQKDLSYFRLRLQELLHTSFPEKAYDNKFIEQRSSWAANAYEGAFRSGNSIDQCDEIANYILFEGLHFSRFDTVFQVVCNEFDTIMADEELRPFALKMLPVCGPVFEGYVLTDNFAYSTAYDLLYTELTGTIAIWIEENGLQ; translated from the coding sequence ATGGATACACAGCAAAAAGACTTATCGTATTTCAGATTACGATTACAGGAACTACTACATACCAGCTTTCCCGAAAAGGCATACGACAACAAGTTTATAGAACAACGTTCATCGTGGGCGGCCAATGCCTATGAAGGTGCTTTTCGCTCAGGAAACTCCATCGACCAATGCGATGAGATCGCTAACTACATCCTGTTTGAAGGCTTACACTTCTCCAGGTTCGACACAGTTTTTCAGGTCGTATGCAATGAGTTTGACACCATAATGGCCGATGAAGAACTACGACCATTCGCTTTGAAAATGCTACCTGTTTGCGGGCCTGTATTTGAAGGATATGTGCTAACAGATAACTTCGCCTATAGCACAGCGTATGACCTGCTCTATACGGAACTGACCGGAACCATCGCAATCTGGATAGAGGAAAATGGGCTTCAGTAA
- a CDS encoding helix-turn-helix domain-containing protein translates to MNIITIEEEAWKQLNERIKSINEYVLKLEDTSYDSLWLNNHEVCQYLHISEKTLWRMRNNGDLAYSKIYGQYFYTIGAIKDMLNANAVQTSDEYVKELMEKGKSYIEKGRRLKSDKN, encoded by the coding sequence ATGAATATCATAACTATTGAAGAAGAAGCATGGAAACAACTCAACGAGCGGATAAAGTCTATCAATGAGTATGTCCTGAAGTTGGAGGATACCAGCTACGATAGCTTATGGCTCAATAACCACGAGGTATGCCAATATCTGCATATCAGTGAAAAGACATTATGGCGGATGCGGAATAATGGCGACCTGGCCTATTCAAAAATCTATGGACAATATTTCTACACCATTGGAGCCATTAAGGATATGCTAAATGCTAATGCGGTACAGACCAGTGATGAGTACGTGAAAGAGCTGATGGAAAAAGGCAAAAGCTATATAGAAAAAGGCAGAAGGCTAAAGTCCGATAAAAATTAA
- a CDS encoding RteC domain-containing protein — MRHPLNKIVSDIQKEERKLSAETSSFIDEAFKMTVYLQELLRTVKEDVIREGFSNREEEMLFFKQIKPNILGKLIYYNKVFRIETACPANNGNMYQSYFAMHLRILKQEYMEHVCNSDFYRYYRSGRTDRDEQYFMLGNINYHDGLNSFVFEIDPKFSTYFDYKVSKIIGNELIYTYLTTKINPEQQPDILLQNDETKDIFWTHSKNALIELIYALHASGAISHGKIGIRKISMVFQILFRVSLNDIHNSFHRMKTRSGSRTLFIDQLKSSLDDYMDKEDS, encoded by the coding sequence ATGAGGCACCCACTAAACAAAATCGTTTCTGACATCCAGAAGGAGGAAAGAAAATTGTCTGCTGAAACATCCAGCTTTATTGATGAGGCTTTTAAAATGACGGTATATCTCCAGGAGTTACTACGTACTGTCAAAGAGGATGTTATTAGAGAGGGCTTTTCAAATAGAGAAGAAGAAATGCTTTTCTTTAAACAGATAAAACCCAATATTCTCGGGAAACTGATTTATTACAACAAAGTCTTCCGAATAGAGACGGCCTGTCCCGCAAATAACGGAAATATGTACCAAAGCTATTTTGCCATGCACTTACGGATATTGAAACAGGAGTATATGGAGCATGTCTGTAACTCGGATTTTTACAGGTATTACCGTTCCGGCAGAACCGACCGGGACGAACAGTATTTTATGTTGGGAAACATCAATTATCACGACGGCTTAAACAGCTTTGTATTTGAAATAGACCCGAAATTTTCCACGTACTTTGATTATAAGGTCTCAAAAATAATCGGCAACGAACTAATTTATACTTATCTTACTACAAAGATAAATCCTGAACAACAGCCCGACATTCTATTACAGAATGATGAAACAAAAGATATTTTCTGGACACATTCAAAGAATGCCCTTATTGAATTGATTTATGCACTTCATGCGTCGGGAGCCATTTCGCACGGTAAAATAGGCATTCGGAAAATAAGCATGGTATTTCAGATATTATTTCGTGTTTCACTCAACGATATTCATAACAGCTTCCATCGCATGAAAACCCGCTCCGGTTCACGGACGTTATTTATAGATCAGTTGAAATCAAGTCTGGACGACTATATGGACAAGGAAGACAGTTGA
- a CDS encoding helix-turn-helix domain-containing protein produces the protein MNIDRMEFIAWMERIMDRLDILGDHIDDLQKKRNSIDGEELLDNQDLLQMLKISNRSLQRYRSIGKLPYYTISGKLYYKLSDVHQFIRESFTAPLPKTNANK, from the coding sequence ATGAACATTGATCGAATGGAATTTATAGCGTGGATGGAGCGCATTATGGACCGCCTTGATATTCTTGGCGACCATATAGATGATTTGCAAAAGAAGCGTAACAGCATTGATGGTGAAGAATTATTGGACAACCAGGATTTGCTTCAAATGCTGAAAATAAGTAACCGATCCTTACAACGGTATCGTTCTATCGGCAAGCTACCTTACTATACTATCAGCGGCAAGCTGTACTATAAACTATCTGATGTTCACCAGTTCATAAGAGAGAGTTTTACTGCGCCCCTTCCCAAAACGAACGCCAACAAGTGA